In Cytobacillus oceanisediminis, the following proteins share a genomic window:
- a CDS encoding thioredoxin, whose translation MNAGKVTEIAGFLMAFTVPVIALYLDGREVLREARFIPVEKLRDDLKRIYEGVFDV comes from the coding sequence GTGAATGCAGGTAAGGTCACTGAGATAGCCGGGTTCCTCATGGCTTTTACAGTGCCTGTGATTGCCTTATATCTGGATGGAAGAGAAGTTCTGAGGGAGGCGCGGTTCATACCGGTCGAGAAGCTTCGTGATGATTTGAAGAGGATCTATGAGGGTGTTTTTGATGTATAA